The bacterium genomic interval GACCCTAACGATACCGCCCACCCTGGCCGCCGGCGAGGACCGCGGCGTCGCCCCCGGCCAGGCCGTTCTGGTGGACGGCTGGCTGGCCGGGGTGGTGGGCCGGGTGGTCGGGGATACGGCCGAACTGGTGCCGCTGGGCGATCCCCGGCTGAGGCTGGGGGTGCGCCTGGAGAGGACCCGGCGCACGGGGGTGCTGGTTTCCCGCGAGGGCGGGCTCTGGATAGATTACCTGTCGGCGGACGTGCTCCCCGAGGACGACGAGCTGGTGGTGACCAGCGGTCTGGGCGCGCTGCCCCCGGGCGTTCCCGTGGGGCGCGTGTCCGAGGTCGGCTGGGAGCCCGGCGCGCTGGAGCTGACCTGTCGGATCGAACCGGCGGCGGAGGTCGCGGGGGCCGGATTCGCCCACATAATCCTGCGATGATTTACCTCGTCGTACCGGCGGCGCTGGTGC includes:
- the mreC gene encoding rod shape-determining protein MreC; translation: MTGEKRLLAYLVVPVVLAGAVAVWADLTGFEPLTRLRGELAGARAELALLGGRWSRFFSGEEARLEEASREAEFALSELTSREDREENRRLRAELGLRLRSPWRLLTVELTLTIPPTLAAGEDRGVAPGQAVLVDGWLAGVVGRVVGDTAELVPLGDPRLRLGVRLERTRRTGVLVSREGGLWIDYLSADVLPEDDELVVTSGLGALPPGVPVGRVSEVGWEPGALELTCRIEPAAEVAGAGFAHIILR